In one window of bacterium DNA:
- a CDS encoding PorV/PorQ family protein, with translation MIKPTAIISTIILLLAATASAETTGNTALSFLKIGAGARAAGMADAGIAVISDASACYWNPARLAAVPTNHSLHFQHHQWIAETSVDEIYYAYSFGRHRLGAAARMLSTGDIPLREDLPAEDPIAQYQAYDLFAGLSYAFSPIPELALGISYRRLYEKIYLNTGYGYNLQAGIDIRIKELGLDLAGTIDNLGPRFKLDKELYKQPTTFKVGAGFSPDKTLFNGRGLLALDAVKAIDAAWQVRTGLEYLWRDQAALRLGYKTGHSSESFSAGLGLKWRGYSFDYAFVPHDYDLGTSHRFSLGLGF, from the coding sequence ATGATCAAACCAACCGCCATAATCTCAACCATCATTTTACTGCTGGCAGCAACAGCTTCGGCCGAGACTACCGGCAACACAGCGCTGTCGTTCTTAAAGATCGGGGCCGGAGCCAGGGCAGCCGGGATGGCCGATGCCGGGATCGCAGTGATTTCCGATGCCTCGGCCTGCTACTGGAACCCCGCCCGGCTGGCGGCCGTTCCCACCAACCACAGCCTTCATTTTCAGCACCACCAGTGGATAGCCGAGACCTCGGTGGATGAGATCTATTACGCCTATAGTTTTGGCCGGCACCGGCTGGGGGCAGCGGCCCGGATGCTGTCCACCGGGGATATCCCCTTAAGGGAGGATCTGCCGGCCGAGGATCCCATAGCCCAGTACCAGGCCTACGATCTTTTTGCCGGGCTCTCCTACGCCTTTTCTCCCATCCCGGAACTGGCCCTGGGGATTTCCTACCGGAGGCTCTACGAAAAGATCTATCTGAACACCGGCTACGGCTACAATCTGCAGGCCGGCATCGACATCAGGATCAAAGAACTGGGGCTGGACCTGGCCGGCACCATAGACAACCTGGGGCCGCGCTTCAAACTTGACAAAGAGCTTTACAAACAACCCACCACCTTCAAGGTCGGCGCCGGGTTCAGCCCTGACAAGACGCTGTTCAACGGACGGGGCCTGCTGGCTCTGGATGCGGTCAAGGCCATAGACGCCGCCTGGCAGGTCCGGACCGGGCTGGAATATCTCTGGCGGGACCAGGCGGCCCTGAGGCTGGGGTACAAGACCGGTCATTCCAGCGAAAGCTTCAGCGCCGGGCTGGGACTGAAGTGGCGGGGCTATTCCTTCGATTACGCCTTCGTGCCCCACGATTATGACCTGGGCACCAGCCACAGGTTCTCGCTGGGACTGGGATTTTGA
- a CDS encoding zinc ribbon domain-containing protein, with product MPTYEYQCIKCGHRFEELQSIKALPLNSCPVCSGQVERLIGTGSGFIFKGAGFYATEYRSSEYNKSAKADSDKIVAIPTPAPSPAANKSSEGDKK from the coding sequence ATGCCGACCTACGAATACCAATGCATAAAATGCGGCCACCGGTTTGAAGAACTTCAGTCCATAAAAGCCCTTCCGCTCAATTCCTGCCCGGTCTGCAGCGGTCAGGTGGAACGTTTGATAGGAACCGGTTCTGGTTTTATTTTCAAAGGAGCCGGATTCTATGCCACCGAATACAGAAGCTCCGAATACAACAAAAGCGCCAAGGCCGATTCCGACAAAATCGTCGCCATACCAACACCAGCGCCTTCCCCCGCCGCCAATAAAAGCTCTGAAGGAGATAAAAAATGA
- a CDS encoding S8 family serine peptidase, with amino-acid sequence MKKVFVILTAFCLLALAGPGRAENNRATTNPYLKGVVIFKLKTHPVLDAKGFSCGVPQVDDVLQQHGLDKLKMLYPHKSLAKSNSGQGLSRICQAKVSGTADIMALCTQLKNTGQVEYAEPRYGYKMETTTPNDPSYGSQWFLGKIQAGDAWDISTGDTTVWIGIVDCGVQVTHPDLAANIWINPVEDINHNGKLDNWPSTYDSLGVFGDIDSLDNDGNGYKDDIRGWDFAGPDIAVTAPAGDNDPNVYDDNNDHGTHVAGDASAVTNNGTGVSGIGWSCKAMAIKCSYDNDYTATGGKSYIYFGYDGIAYAAENGAKVINCSWGGSGYSQFAQDIINYAWEAGSVIVCAAGNDAVSAPHYPSAYNNVVSVAATTSLDAKSSFSNYGTTIDVSAPGSAILSTAYSNSYDSWDGTSMASPVAAGVAGLIWANNPTWNNTQVATQLIMTTDNIDALNPAYAGLLGTGRINAYKALTVTPVPLVKYQSHLVTDGGNGIAEAGESVFLSLSLKNWWGDAASVSAAIHSTDYAVTINTSTAGYGAINGGFTNSVSSFDFTVDNTALPHWAMFIVDITADAESRTDTFYVQIERSPILLLDDDTGARNVDTLYSKSISKLGYFYDRYDRSQRGAPDTSLLKSYNTVIWLCEWASPTLDSMDRAALRTFLDQGGNLYLSGQDIGWDLADPTGLPDNQYNAETEAFYQDYLHATYGGDHSAITSILGVTGDPISNGLAFSILQPYGISQYYDYFTPRAGADSILRYSGFTSGLAGVKYSGAYKVIYTGFGFEAITSETVRDTVMDRMVKWFMGDIQIAHTPLTDTEDTLSPYLVQTTVTSSAGVAQVYLYWDDDGTLPYANRTLMTDMGGGLYQASIPAHSGARIDYFIYALNNNGLNKTLPGGAPYNYYSFYAGPDPYAPVITHNTLTNTINLSGPYKASATITDNYGVFPDSGYIHYKVNSGSEYPPVQMTSVGSSFSGNIILPAHLYTGDTVYYYITAVDTSSMHNTGRSPASGYHSFVTVDSALVTNFDSPAMLALFDTLAGTNPWRTYITGPRSAPNCMRTGTTNYPVNSSLVLQLKTDYGYNLDAYADNSRWVNLYMWSKGIIGAGDSAFVEASKDGSTWTTLKARTSLKSSWALDTIAVNPIFSTKGSNDSILFRMRLKSDAATTAFGWVVDDVYLKVQPVLGITGGLPGTLKPLVLALFQNNPNPFGAGTTISYQLPAENRVALKVYNVAGQLVRTLVNSKQPAGSYSVKWDGRDDGRRQLAAGVYLYRLEAGESRFTKKLVMIK; translated from the coding sequence ATGAAAAAAGTTTTTGTCATTTTAACGGCCTTCTGCCTTTTGGCGCTGGCCGGGCCGGGCCGGGCGGAAAACAACCGGGCTACCACCAACCCCTACCTTAAGGGGGTAGTGATATTCAAACTCAAGACGCACCCCGTCCTGGATGCCAAGGGTTTCTCCTGCGGGGTACCGCAGGTGGATGACGTGCTGCAGCAACATGGCCTGGATAAGCTAAAAATGCTATATCCCCATAAGAGTCTAGCCAAGAGTAACTCCGGACAGGGTCTTTCCAGGATCTGTCAGGCCAAGGTTTCGGGGACCGCCGACATCATGGCCCTTTGCACCCAGTTGAAAAACACCGGCCAGGTGGAGTATGCCGAACCGCGTTACGGCTATAAAATGGAGACCACTACACCTAACGATCCGTCTTACGGCAGCCAGTGGTTCCTGGGCAAGATCCAGGCCGGTGACGCCTGGGACATCTCAACAGGGGATACCACCGTCTGGATCGGCATCGTGGACTGCGGGGTCCAGGTGACCCACCCCGACCTGGCCGCCAATATCTGGATCAACCCGGTGGAGGATATCAACCACAACGGAAAGCTGGACAACTGGCCCAGCACTTACGACAGCCTGGGTGTCTTCGGCGACATCGACAGTCTGGATAATGACGGTAACGGCTACAAGGACGACATCCGGGGCTGGGACTTTGCCGGGCCGGACATTGCCGTAACCGCCCCGGCCGGGGACAACGACCCAAATGTTTATGATGATAACAATGACCACGGAACGCATGTGGCCGGGGACGCCTCGGCCGTGACCAATAACGGGACCGGCGTGTCCGGCATTGGCTGGAGTTGCAAAGCTATGGCCATCAAATGCAGCTACGATAATGATTACACCGCCACCGGTGGCAAGTCTTACATTTATTTCGGCTACGACGGGATCGCCTATGCCGCCGAGAACGGAGCCAAGGTCATCAACTGCAGCTGGGGCGGCTCGGGCTACAGCCAGTTCGCTCAGGATATCATCAATTATGCATGGGAAGCTGGTTCGGTAATTGTCTGCGCGGCCGGGAACGACGCCGTCTCTGCCCCCCACTACCCATCGGCCTACAATAACGTGGTTTCTGTGGCCGCCACCACTTCTTTGGATGCAAAATCATCCTTCTCAAATTACGGCACCACCATTGATGTCTCAGCCCCGGGCTCTGCCATACTGAGCACTGCATACTCCAACTCTTATGACTCCTGGGACGGCACTTCCATGGCCAGCCCGGTGGCGGCCGGCGTGGCCGGCCTGATCTGGGCCAATAATCCAACCTGGAACAACACCCAGGTGGCCACCCAGCTGATCATGACCACCGACAACATAGACGCCCTGAACCCGGCTTACGCCGGGTTGCTGGGCACCGGCCGGATCAATGCTTACAAAGCGTTGACCGTCACACCAGTACCCTTGGTCAAATACCAATCCCACCTGGTCACCGACGGAGGCAACGGCATAGCCGAGGCCGGAGAGTCCGTTTTCCTGTCCCTGTCTCTGAAAAACTGGTGGGGCGATGCCGCTTCGGTAAGCGCAGCTATCCATAGCACCGACTATGCGGTCACTATCAATACCAGCACCGCCGGCTACGGGGCCATTAACGGCGGCTTCACCAATTCCGTTTCCAGCTTTGATTTCACAGTGGACAACACCGCTCTGCCACACTGGGCCATGTTCATTGTGGACATCACCGCCGATGCCGAAAGCCGCACCGACACCTTCTACGTCCAGATAGAGCGTTCGCCGATCCTGCTGCTGGACGACGATACCGGAGCCCGCAATGTTGACACTCTTTACAGCAAATCCATCTCCAAGCTGGGATATTTTTACGACCGTTACGACCGTTCTCAAAGAGGCGCACCGGATACCTCCCTGTTAAAGTCGTATAACACCGTCATCTGGCTCTGTGAATGGGCCTCCCCCACCCTGGACTCCATGGACCGGGCCGCACTGCGGACTTTTCTTGACCAAGGCGGCAATCTCTACCTCTCCGGTCAGGACATCGGCTGGGACCTGGCCGACCCCACCGGACTGCCCGATAACCAGTATAACGCGGAGACAGAGGCTTTTTATCAGGATTACCTCCATGCCACTTACGGCGGCGACCACAGCGCAATAACCTCAATTTTGGGGGTAACCGGTGATCCGATAAGCAACGGCCTGGCTTTCTCGATCCTCCAGCCCTACGGCATCTCCCAGTATTATGATTATTTCACCCCCCGGGCCGGGGCCGATTCAATTCTTAGATACTCCGGGTTCACTTCGGGCCTGGCCGGGGTCAAATATTCCGGGGCCTACAAGGTGATCTACACCGGTTTCGGCTTTGAAGCCATCACCTCGGAAACGGTAAGGGACACGGTCATGGACCGGATGGTAAAATGGTTCATGGGCGACATCCAGATAGCCCATACCCCGCTGACCGACACCGAAGACACCTTGTCCCCCTATCTCGTCCAGACCACCGTAACCTCCAGCGCCGGAGTGGCCCAGGTCTACCTGTACTGGGATGACGACGGCACCCTGCCCTACGCCAACCGGACCCTGATGACCGACATGGGCGGCGGACTTTACCAGGCTTCCATTCCGGCCCACAGCGGAGCCCGGATAGATTATTTCATTTACGCCCTCAACAACAACGGGCTTAACAAGACCCTGCCGGGTGGGGCCCCCTACAATTATTACTCCTTCTACGCCGGACCCGACCCCTATGCCCCGGTGATAACCCACAACACACTGACCAACACCATCAACCTTTCCGGGCCATACAAGGCCAGCGCCACCATCACCGACAATTACGGGGTGTTTCCGGATTCCGGATACATCCATTACAAGGTGAATTCGGGTTCGGAATATCCCCCGGTCCAAATGACCTCGGTTGGCAGCAGTTTTTCCGGGAACATCATTCTGCCGGCCCACCTATACACCGGCGACACAGTCTATTACTACATCACGGCGGTGGATACCTCCAGCATGCATAACACCGGACGCAGCCCGGCCAGCGGCTATCATTCCTTCGTAACGGTCGATTCGGCATTGGTGACGAATTTCGACAGCCCGGCGATGCTGGCCTTATTCGATACCCTGGCCGGCACCAACCCCTGGAGGACATATATTACCGGACCGCGCTCCGCCCCTAACTGCATGCGGACTGGAACCACCAATTACCCCGTCAATTCCAGCCTTGTACTGCAGCTTAAAACTGACTATGGTTACAATTTGGATGCTTACGCTGATAACAGCAGGTGGGTTAACCTTTATATGTGGTCCAAGGGGATAATCGGTGCCGGTGACAGCGCTTTCGTAGAAGCATCCAAGGACGGAAGCACCTGGACCACTCTTAAGGCCAGGACCTCTCTGAAATCATCCTGGGCTTTGGATACTATTGCAGTAAATCCCATCTTTTCGACCAAGGGCTCCAACGACAGTATTTTATTCAGGATGCGGCTCAAGTCGGACGCTGCCACAACTGCCTTCGGTTGGGTGGTGGATGACGTCTATCTCAAGGTCCAGCCCGTGTTAGGCATAACCGGCGGACTGCCGGGCACTTTGAAACCGCTGGTGCTGGCCCTTTTCCAGAACAACCCCAATCCTTTCGGGGCGGGCACCACCATATCCTACCAACTGCCTGCCGAGAACAGGGTCGCCCTTAAAGTGTACAACGTGGCCGGCCAGCTGGTGCGGACGCTGGTGAACTCCAAGCAGCCGGCCGGAAGCTATTCCGTCAAATGGGACGGCCGGGATGACGGCCGGCGCCAGTTGGCTGCCGGGGTCTACCTTTACCGGCTGGAGGCCGGAGAGTCAAGATTTACCAAGAAGCTGGTAATGATAAAGTAG
- the nifU gene encoding Fe-S cluster assembly scaffold protein NifU, with product MYSEKVMDHFMNPRNMGEIENPDGVGMVGNPVCGDMMKIMLKIDKDVVTDVKFKTFGCGAAIATSSMATELVKGKTIEEALQVTNKAVTEALDGLPPVKTHCSVLAEDGIRAAVNDYLVKQGRPGLKLSEAAHEHGPEEKE from the coding sequence ATGTACAGTGAAAAGGTGATGGATCACTTCATGAATCCTCGCAACATGGGGGAGATCGAGAACCCCGACGGGGTGGGAATGGTGGGCAATCCGGTCTGCGGGGACATGATGAAGATCATGCTGAAGATAGACAAGGACGTGGTGACCGACGTCAAGTTCAAGACCTTTGGCTGCGGGGCGGCCATAGCCACCTCCAGCATGGCCACCGAGCTGGTGAAGGGCAAGACCATCGAAGAGGCTTTGCAGGTCACAAATAAAGCGGTGACCGAGGCCCTGGACGGCCTGCCCCCGGTCAAGACCCACTGTTCGGTGCTGGCCGAGGACGGGATCCGGGCGGCCGTCAATGATTATCTGGTCAAGCAGGGAAGGCCGGGACTGAAACTTTCCGAGGCAGCTCATGAGCACGGCCCAGAGGAAAAAGAGTAA
- the thiE gene encoding thiamine phosphate synthase, producing MESKSQRLKAFQQIDLYPVTDQGLSLGRTDLEVLDGLIAGGARIVQLREKHISKKDLYHLAHAFRQKTSKAGVLLIINDHLDIALACGADGVHLGQDDLPPAAAKELAPELIIGVSTHNLEEALKAQEQGADYVNIGPIFATQTKELSMKPLGPEAIKEIAPQLKIPFTVMGGINRSNIQEVLQAGAGKIAVVTAVTKAGDIGQAVQELRKTISGFSA from the coding sequence ATGGAAAGTAAAAGTCAACGGCTGAAAGCCTTTCAGCAAATAGATCTCTATCCGGTCACCGACCAGGGGCTGTCCCTGGGCCGCACCGACCTGGAGGTCCTTGATGGCCTGATAGCCGGGGGCGCCAGGATAGTCCAGCTGCGGGAAAAGCACATCTCCAAAAAAGATCTTTACCATCTGGCGCATGCCTTCCGGCAAAAGACGTCCAAGGCCGGGGTGCTGCTGATCATCAACGACCACCTGGACATAGCCCTGGCCTGCGGGGCCGACGGGGTGCACCTGGGACAGGACGACCTGCCGCCGGCTGCCGCAAAAGAACTGGCCCCCGAATTGATAATAGGCGTTTCCACCCACAACCTGGAAGAGGCTTTGAAAGCCCAGGAGCAGGGGGCGGATTACGTCAACATCGGCCCCATCTTTGCCACCCAGACCAAGGAACTTTCCATGAAACCGCTGGGGCCGGAGGCCATCAAAGAAATTGCTCCGCAGCTGAAGATTCCATTCACGGTGATGGGGGGTATCAACCGGTCCAACATCCAGGAGGTCTTGCAGGCCGGGGCCGGGAAGATCGCGGTGGTCACCGCCGTCACCAAGGCCGGGGATATAGGACAGGCGGTTCAGGAACTGCGGAAGACGATCAGCGGATTCTCAGCCTGA
- the thiH gene encoding 2-iminoacetate synthase ThiH: MSPFHEIIGSLDSSRIKKDHQNVTTGQVKALLEALGSGAVPRPEDISILVSPAAAGLLEPMAQLAKTITTRRFGKTIQLYAPLYISNYCSNSCVYCGFNVHNKVNRRTSGPGEILSEARLIKNQHLSQLLLVSGECPAEVSVELLEATARDLKGMFPSLSIEVYPMDTPDYARLYQAGIDGLAIYQETYDQDLYSIVHPAGPKRDYQYRLGAPERGAAAGFRQIGLGSLLGLNDWRVESHYLMHHAAYLMKHYWKSQISVSFPRLRPAAGGYRPEFPVSDQELVQMICAFRLMLPDAGLVLSTREPAELRDNLIGLGITKMSAGSKTAPGGYLDRLGNNLDEQGQPAEGQFNVCDDRPVEEVAASIRQKGYDTVWKDWDSGFEKQNENQGQNIKIENGK, from the coding sequence ATGAGTCCGTTCCACGAAATAATAGGTTCCCTGGACAGTTCCCGGATAAAAAAAGACCACCAGAACGTCACTACCGGGCAGGTCAAGGCCCTGCTGGAAGCCCTCGGTTCCGGAGCTGTCCCCCGTCCCGAAGATATCTCCATTCTGGTGTCTCCGGCCGCCGCCGGACTGCTGGAACCCATGGCCCAACTGGCCAAAACCATCACCACCCGGCGCTTCGGCAAAACCATCCAGTTGTACGCCCCGTTGTACATCTCCAACTACTGCAGCAATTCCTGCGTCTATTGCGGGTTCAACGTCCACAATAAGGTCAACCGCCGGACCTCTGGTCCCGGGGAGATTTTGTCCGAAGCCCGGCTGATAAAGAACCAGCACCTCTCCCAACTATTGCTGGTGAGCGGTGAATGCCCGGCCGAGGTAAGCGTCGAACTGCTGGAGGCGACCGCCCGCGACCTGAAGGGAATGTTCCCGTCCCTGTCCATAGAAGTATACCCCATGGATACACCGGACTACGCGCGGCTTTACCAGGCGGGAATAGACGGGCTGGCCATTTACCAGGAGACCTACGACCAAGACCTTTACTCCATTGTCCATCCGGCCGGGCCCAAGCGCGATTACCAGTACCGGCTGGGGGCCCCGGAGAGGGGCGCGGCGGCGGGCTTCCGGCAGATCGGACTGGGGTCGCTGCTGGGGCTGAACGACTGGCGGGTGGAATCGCATTACCTGATGCACCACGCCGCCTACCTGATGAAGCATTACTGGAAGAGCCAGATCTCCGTCTCCTTTCCCCGCTTAAGGCCGGCGGCCGGGGGGTACCGCCCGGAGTTCCCCGTCAGCGACCAGGAGCTGGTGCAGATGATCTGCGCCTTCAGGCTGATGCTGCCCGACGCCGGACTGGTGCTTTCCACCCGGGAACCGGCGGAACTGCGGGACAACCTGATAGGCCTGGGCATCACCAAAATGAGCGCCGGGTCCAAGACCGCCCCGGGCGGTTACCTCGACAGGCTCGGTAACAACCTAGACGAGCAGGGCCAGCCGGCCGAAGGGCAGTTCAACGTTTGCGACGACCGGCCGGTGGAGGAGGTAGCGGCGAGCATCAGACAAAAAGGGTACGATACGGTGTGGAAGGACTGGGATTCTGGATTTGAAAAACAAAACGAAAATCAAGGGCAGAATATAAAAATAGAAAATGGAAAGTAA
- a CDS encoding thiazole synthase, producing the protein MLKPLVIAGRAIRSRLFLGTGKFSSSAVMARALEASGAEIVTVALRRVEFDNPQDDIISHIDQKKYLLLPNTSGARDAEEAVRIARLARAASGWNWLKLEVTPEPNYLLPDPVETLKAAEILIKEGFIVLPYINADPVLAKRLQEAGCAAVMPLGSPIGSGRGIKTADQIRIIIQQATVPVVVDAGLGLPSHICQAFELGADAVLLNTAVAAAQDPVQMARSFKLAVESSLAGLEAGPMSEGEAASASSPLTGFLR; encoded by the coding sequence ATGCTGAAACCATTGGTGATCGCCGGGAGAGCGATAAGGTCGCGCCTGTTCCTGGGCACCGGCAAGTTCTCCAGCTCCGCCGTCATGGCCCGGGCCCTGGAGGCCTCGGGGGCCGAGATCGTGACCGTGGCCCTGCGCCGGGTGGAATTCGACAACCCCCAGGATGACATCATCTCCCACATCGACCAGAAAAAATACCTGCTGCTTCCCAACACCTCCGGGGCCCGCGACGCCGAAGAGGCGGTCCGCATTGCCCGGCTGGCCCGGGCGGCTTCCGGCTGGAACTGGCTGAAGCTGGAGGTGACCCCCGAGCCCAATTATCTTCTGCCCGATCCGGTGGAGACGCTGAAGGCGGCGGAGATCCTGATCAAGGAAGGCTTCATCGTGCTGCCCTATATCAATGCCGACCCGGTGCTGGCCAAGCGCCTGCAGGAGGCGGGATGCGCGGCGGTGATGCCGCTGGGCTCGCCCATCGGCTCGGGGCGGGGGATCAAGACCGCCGACCAGATCCGGATCATCATCCAGCAGGCCACGGTGCCGGTGGTGGTGGACGCCGGGCTGGGCCTGCCCTCCCACATCTGCCAGGCCTTTGAGCTGGGGGCCGATGCGGTGTTGTTGAACACCGCGGTGGCGGCGGCCCAGGATCCGGTGCAGATGGCCAGATCGTTCAAGCTGGCGGTGGAGTCGTCCCTGGCCGGACTGGAAGCCGGGCCAATGTCCGAGGGCGAGGCCGCCTCCGCTTCCAGCCCGTTGACCGGTTTTTTGAGATGA
- the thiS gene encoding sulfur carrier protein ThiS, which translates to MKIKLNGKDTETPGGDTIADLLKMHALLGKPLVVELNGSIVKKDLYDETKLAEGDTLEIVRLVGGG; encoded by the coding sequence ATGAAGATAAAATTAAACGGAAAAGATACCGAAACACCCGGGGGAGATACGATCGCCGACCTGCTGAAAATGCACGCTCTGCTGGGAAAGCCTTTGGTGGTGGAGCTCAACGGATCTATTGTAAAGAAAGACCTGTATGATGAGACCAAACTTGCCGAAGGTGATACATTGGAGATAGTGCGCTTGGTGGGCGGGGGATGA
- a CDS encoding phosphatase PAP2 family protein, translated as MLKIKLKKVEWLYLGFVSGLSLLTLLNLPRLKGWPWIFLIYGLTLGVYGLVIWLDTRRPCKFFELLRRWAPFAGILPVFQSLGHIIQYIRPDLDGYLIRIDYAMFGVHPTVWLESLTAPWMVDVLALAYSSYYFLPVVLALFLHFDNKHHELEHMFLAVTIGFFISYLGYLLVPAIGPRFTLTGSQAAPVKGLFWGNQILDFLTANEFNKRDCFPSGHTGITLIVLYYAHAHHKKLFAVMLPVGILLIVATVFLRLHYVIDVIFGFVLAALAILIAEIWNPQFLRNKK; from the coding sequence ATGCTTAAAATAAAACTGAAAAAAGTGGAATGGCTCTACCTGGGGTTCGTTTCGGGCTTGAGCCTGCTGACCCTGCTGAACCTGCCCCGGCTCAAAGGCTGGCCCTGGATATTCCTGATCTACGGGCTGACCTTAGGGGTTTACGGCTTGGTGATCTGGCTGGACACCCGCCGGCCCTGCAAGTTCTTTGAGCTGCTGCGGCGCTGGGCGCCATTCGCCGGCATCCTTCCGGTATTTCAAAGCCTGGGACACATCATCCAGTACATCCGGCCGGACCTGGACGGCTATCTGATCAGGATCGACTACGCCATGTTCGGGGTTCATCCCACCGTCTGGCTGGAGAGCCTGACCGCGCCCTGGATGGTGGATGTGCTGGCCCTGGCCTATTCCAGCTATTACTTTCTGCCGGTGGTCCTGGCTTTATTCCTGCATTTCGACAATAAGCACCACGAGCTGGAGCACATGTTCCTGGCGGTGACCATCGGGTTCTTCATCTCCTACCTGGGATACCTGCTGGTGCCGGCCATCGGGCCCCGCTTTACCCTGACCGGCAGCCAAGCGGCCCCGGTCAAGGGGTTGTTCTGGGGAAACCAGATCCTTGATTTTCTGACCGCCAACGAATTCAACAAGCGGGACTGCTTCCCTTCGGGCCACACCGGGATAACCCTGATCGTGCTCTATTATGCCCACGCCCATCACAAAAAACTTTTCGCGGTAATGCTTCCAGTGGGGATCTTGCTGATCGTGGCCACGGTGTTCCTGCGGCTGCATTACGTGATCGATGTCATCTTTGGGTTTGTGCTGGCGGCCCTGGCCATTTTGATAGCCGAGATATGGAACCCGCA